A genomic segment from uncultured Marinifilum sp. encodes:
- a CDS encoding LytTR family DNA-binding domain-containing protein → MKLKCLIVDDEPLAQRVLEKYISELSILDLKGKCSDAIEAMEILQNETIDLIFLDINMPRLSGINFLRSYKNPPMVIITTAYTEYALESYELSVLDYLKKPFSFERFLQAVQKAESKVKISTDNQEDTKEELEYIFVKANKKTININLDSILYVEALGDYVKIFTDEGHVVTYQSLKGIEKLLPSQRFYRIHKSYIVSLSRIKSIEGNMVHTEKGTIPIGNNYKQGFFQRIHPV, encoded by the coding sequence ATGAAGTTGAAATGCTTAATTGTAGATGATGAGCCTTTGGCACAGAGAGTGTTAGAGAAGTATATTTCTGAATTGTCAATTCTAGATTTGAAAGGAAAATGTAGCGATGCAATTGAGGCAATGGAAATCTTACAGAATGAAACAATCGATTTGATATTTCTGGATATTAATATGCCTCGATTAAGTGGAATTAACTTTTTAAGATCATATAAAAATCCACCAATGGTTATTATAACAACGGCCTATACCGAATATGCATTGGAGAGTTATGAGTTAAGTGTGTTGGATTATCTTAAAAAGCCATTTTCTTTCGAAAGGTTTTTACAAGCTGTTCAGAAAGCTGAAAGTAAAGTGAAAATTTCTACCGATAATCAAGAGGATACAAAAGAAGAGCTTGAGTATATTTTTGTGAAAGCAAATAAAAAAACCATTAATATTAATTTGGATTCTATCTTGTATGTTGAAGCTTTGGGTGATTATGTTAAGATTTTTACCGATGAAGGGCATGTCGTAACTTATCAATCTTTAAAAGGGATTGAGAAGCTTTTGCCCTCGCAAAGATTTTACAGAATTCACAAGTCGTATATAGTGTCTTTGTCTAGAATAAAATCGATAGAAGGAAATATGGTACATACCGAAAAGGGTACTATTCCAATTGGTAATAATTACAAACAAGGATTCTTTCAAAGAATTCATCCTGTATAA
- a CDS encoding sensor histidine kinase, with protein sequence MTTIKSISRSRIVYHIIFWIVAFTFWLFTMFVASNFKNVLKIEPVLMTFVFNLCFALAVYFNLLVLLPYLFKKQKFFLYIISLLGIVSLAAFVIDFLLVYPLSKFVQGEKFFEELTFVVWVNFAFFTLIYIGITTFLSLMREWFVLQKISIQLKDIEREKLEAELKALKSQINPHFLFNTLNNLYSLTLDKSDKAPNLVLKLSDMMRYILYECNDRYVLLEKELDFIRNYLDLQKIRLDEAIPVKMEVKGNTAQNEIAPLLFEPLIENAFKHGAYGKNNNGFVNILFNFEETNKMELTIENRFDKSWSNEKNENKGIGIKNVSRRLELLYPEKHSLDIQENGSMFIVILSIDLSK encoded by the coding sequence ATGACTACTATAAAATCCATATCCCGCAGTCGGATTGTTTATCATATAATATTTTGGATTGTTGCATTTACGTTTTGGTTATTTACCATGTTCGTAGCAAGCAATTTTAAGAATGTTTTAAAAATTGAACCAGTATTAATGACTTTTGTATTTAATCTGTGTTTTGCTCTTGCTGTATATTTTAACTTGCTGGTTTTATTACCATATCTATTTAAAAAGCAAAAGTTTTTCTTATATATAATTTCTTTGTTGGGAATTGTGTCTTTGGCTGCTTTTGTTATCGATTTTTTACTGGTTTACCCTTTAAGTAAGTTTGTGCAGGGCGAGAAATTTTTCGAAGAATTAACTTTTGTAGTTTGGGTTAATTTTGCATTTTTTACATTAATATATATAGGAATTACAACTTTTCTTTCGCTTATGCGAGAATGGTTTGTTTTGCAAAAAATATCTATACAGTTAAAGGATATTGAGCGAGAAAAGCTCGAAGCCGAACTTAAAGCTTTAAAATCACAAATAAACCCTCATTTTTTATTTAACACATTAAATAATTTATATTCGCTTACTCTCGATAAATCGGATAAAGCACCCAATTTAGTTCTTAAGTTATCTGATATGATGAGGTATATTCTTTATGAATGTAATGACAGATATGTTTTGTTGGAGAAAGAACTCGATTTTATTCGCAACTATCTCGACTTGCAAAAAATTAGGTTGGATGAGGCAATTCCAGTTAAAATGGAAGTGAAAGGGAATACTGCCCAAAATGAAATAGCTCCGCTTTTATTCGAGCCTTTAATCGAAAATGCTTTTAAGCACGGAGCTTATGGAAAAAATAATAATGGATTTGTGAATATTCTCTTTAATTTTGAAGAAACCAACAAAATGGAACTGACAATAGAAAATAGGTTTGATAAAAGTTGGTCCAATGAAAAAAATGAAAATAAGGGGATTGGAATTAAGAATGTGAGTCGCCGTTTAGAGTTGCTATATCCCGAAAAGCATAGTTTAGATATACAGGAGAATGGTAGTATGTTTATTGTGATTCTTAGTATTGACTTATCTAAATAA
- a CDS encoding isochorismatase family cysteine hydrolase produces MFTKDILFWNVDTQIDFMNCQGKLYAAGAEEIEENLKLLTKFAKENNIRVVNTADYHFADSKELSDKPDFVNTFPEHCMANTTGADFIRATKPTEYTEAHWNKTYNTIEISNIISNRNIVIRKDAFDVFEGNPNTENILQALNYNKVFVYGVTTNVCVDCAATGLAKRNYKVYVIEDAIKELPNIPLPFEKWDKLGIKRIKIKDLEKYIA; encoded by the coding sequence ATGTTTACAAAAGATATATTGTTTTGGAATGTTGATACTCAGATAGATTTTATGAATTGCCAAGGTAAATTATATGCTGCCGGAGCTGAAGAAATCGAAGAAAACCTAAAACTACTAACAAAGTTTGCAAAAGAAAATAACATAAGAGTTGTAAACACAGCAGATTATCATTTTGCCGATTCCAAAGAATTATCGGACAAGCCAGATTTTGTAAATACATTTCCAGAACATTGCATGGCAAATACTACTGGTGCAGATTTTATTAGAGCAACAAAGCCAACAGAATATACCGAAGCACATTGGAATAAAACTTACAATACAATTGAAATTTCCAATATTATATCCAATAGAAATATTGTAATTCGCAAAGATGCTTTTGATGTTTTTGAGGGAAACCCAAACACAGAAAATATTTTACAAGCCTTAAACTATAATAAGGTTTTTGTTTACGGCGTAACAACCAATGTTTGTGTCGATTGTGCAGCCACTGGATTAGCAAAACGAAACTATAAAGTTTATGTTATAGAAGATGCAATTAAGGAACTCCCGAATATTCCTTTACCCTTCGAAAAATGGGATAAATTAGGTATTAAGCGAATTAAAATTAAAGATTTAGAAAAGTATATTGCTTAA
- the miaA gene encoding tRNA (adenosine(37)-N6)-dimethylallyltransferase MiaA — protein sequence MQYNLLVVLGATATGKTSLAVNLAKEFDGEIISADSRQIYRGMDLGTGKDIEEYVVDGKPIPYHLIDIADAGYKYNVFEFQRDFVKAFEDITVRKKMPVVCGGTGMYLEAVLKGYKLIAVPKDQEFREQMEKKDMSELEVILRSYKKVHNNSDLETKKRAIRAIEIERYYAANPEIDMEYPSMNPLLVGIKFDRESRRDRISFRLKQRLKEGMIEEVQGLLKSGVSAENLIYYGLEYKFLTQYVTGQITYDEMFSGLEIAIHQFAKRQMTWFRKMERSGSDIKWLDGYMPLDEKIAQVKEWFSV from the coding sequence ATGCAATACAATTTATTGGTTGTTTTAGGAGCTACAGCTACCGGAAAAACAAGTTTGGCAGTTAATTTGGCGAAAGAATTCGATGGCGAGATCATAAGTGCCGATTCGCGTCAAATTTATAGAGGCATGGATTTGGGAACAGGCAAAGATATTGAGGAGTATGTTGTTGATGGCAAGCCAATTCCTTACCATTTAATTGATATCGCAGATGCAGGTTATAAATATAATGTTTTTGAGTTTCAGCGTGATTTTGTAAAGGCTTTTGAAGATATAACAGTTCGGAAAAAGATGCCAGTTGTTTGTGGTGGTACTGGAATGTATCTCGAAGCTGTATTAAAAGGATATAAGCTTATTGCAGTTCCTAAAGATCAGGAGTTTAGAGAGCAGATGGAGAAAAAAGATATGTCTGAACTTGAGGTAATTCTTCGTTCATATAAAAAGGTTCACAATAACAGCGATTTGGAAACAAAAAAACGAGCAATACGAGCAATCGAAATTGAGAGGTATTATGCCGCCAACCCCGAAATTGATATGGAGTATCCTAGCATGAACCCATTATTGGTTGGGATAAAATTTGATAGAGAAAGCCGTCGCGATAGAATTAGTTTTCGTTTAAAGCAGCGCTTAAAAGAGGGTATGATTGAAGAGGTTCAGGGACTTTTAAAGTCGGGGGTTTCGGCCGAAAATTTAATATATTACGGATTAGAGTATAAGTTTTTAACCCAATATGTAACTGGTCAAATTACTTATGATGAAATGTTTTCGGGTTTGGAAATTGCGATTCATCAGTTTGCAAAGCGACAAATGACTTGGTTTAGAAAAATGGAAAGAAGCGGCAGTGATATTAAATGGTTAGATGGATATATGCCGCTTGATGAGAAAATTGCTCAGGTTAAAGAGTGGTTTTCTGTTTAA
- the smpB gene encoding SsrA-binding protein yields the protein MQKINIKNKRASFEFEFIEKFIAGIQLFGTEIKSIRSGKASLVDAFCSFTKDELYVIGMHISEYKFGSYYNHEEKRERKLLLNRKELNKLDRKTKESGLTIIPLRIFINDKGFAKMEIALCRGKKHYDKRESLKQRDHKREIDRMMKR from the coding sequence ATGCAAAAAATCAATATAAAAAATAAGAGAGCTAGTTTTGAATTTGAATTTATTGAGAAATTCATAGCTGGAATTCAACTGTTCGGTACCGAGATAAAATCAATTCGTTCTGGAAAAGCCAGTTTAGTTGACGCATTTTGCAGTTTCACAAAAGATGAACTGTATGTTATTGGCATGCACATTTCTGAATATAAATTCGGATCTTATTACAACCACGAAGAAAAAAGAGAAAGAAAACTTTTATTAAACCGCAAAGAATTAAATAAACTCGATAGAAAAACGAAAGAATCGGGTTTAACTATTATTCCTTTACGGATATTTATTAATGATAAAGGTTTTGCCAAAATGGAAATTGCTCTTTGCCGAGGTAAAAAACACTACGACAAAAGAGAAAGTTTAAAACAACGCGATCACAAAAGAGAGATAGATCGCATGATGAAGAGATAG
- a CDS encoding nucleoside kinase, translated as MGKLVDIYFENLDEKRSYVVGTDLQTILKDVKPKLKGKVLGAMVNNKLKELTYEIYKPKNIRFIDLTNSAGRRMYIRSLSFVLFKAVRDLYPGAGFRLEHSVSNGLYFRLTDKNIILSKEDIARIKIRMQEIIAANMPFIREEIETEEAIKIFESQGLREKTSLFRTRGNLYTSVYHLDGNADYFYGFLVPSTGVLEVFDLVHFYRGMLLMSPKRDEPSEVEDMVTQEKMLKVFSEFKRWGKVLNISNIGDLNNYVAQNNISELIKISEALHEKKISQIADKVRKRKKHIRLILISGPSSSGKTTFGKRLAIQLKVAGLKPVNLSLDNYFVNREHTPIDENGEYDFEDLKALDVKLFNENLVDLLAGKEIELPKFSFETGARYFDGEKMKINDKQVLVVEGIHALNPELTPLIADEAKFRIYISALTSISIDGHNRIPSTDNRLIRRIVRDYKYRNYSALDTINRWPSVRRGELKNIFPYQEEADVMFNSALPYELGVLKRYAEPILKEVQPNCPEYDEANRLLKFFSYFSPISDNEIPPTSLMREFLGGSAFHY; from the coding sequence ATGGGAAAATTAGTTGATATTTATTTTGAGAACCTTGATGAGAAAAGATCTTATGTAGTAGGAACAGATCTTCAGACTATTTTAAAGGATGTTAAGCCAAAATTAAAAGGTAAGGTATTGGGTGCAATGGTAAATAATAAGCTTAAAGAACTTACCTACGAAATATATAAACCTAAAAATATTCGCTTTATCGATCTTACTAATTCTGCTGGTAGGAGAATGTACATTCGTTCGCTTAGCTTTGTTTTGTTCAAAGCCGTGAGAGACCTTTATCCTGGTGCCGGATTTCGTTTGGAGCATTCTGTTTCTAATGGATTATATTTTCGTTTAACAGATAAAAATATTATTCTTAGCAAAGAAGATATTGCCCGAATTAAAATTAGAATGCAGGAAATTATTGCTGCAAACATGCCTTTTATTAGGGAAGAAATCGAAACAGAAGAGGCTATTAAAATTTTCGAAAGTCAGGGGCTTCGAGAGAAAACCAGTTTATTCAGAACTCGTGGAAACTTATATACTTCGGTTTATCATTTAGATGGTAATGCCGATTATTTTTACGGATTTTTAGTGCCTTCAACAGGAGTATTGGAAGTTTTTGATTTGGTGCACTTTTATCGTGGAATGTTGTTAATGAGTCCTAAAAGGGATGAACCTTCGGAGGTAGAAGATATGGTTACGCAAGAAAAGATGCTAAAGGTGTTTAGCGAATTTAAGCGTTGGGGAAAAGTACTGAATATTTCTAATATTGGTGATTTAAATAATTATGTAGCTCAAAATAATATTTCCGAGTTAATAAAGATTTCGGAAGCTTTGCACGAGAAAAAAATATCACAAATAGCAGATAAGGTTCGAAAAAGGAAAAAACACATTAGGCTGATATTAATTTCGGGACCTTCTTCTTCAGGAAAAACAACATTCGGGAAACGCTTGGCTATTCAGCTTAAAGTGGCAGGCTTAAAGCCCGTAAATCTTTCTCTCGATAATTATTTTGTAAATAGAGAACATACACCAATCGATGAAAATGGTGAATACGATTTTGAGGATTTGAAAGCCTTGGATGTAAAATTGTTTAATGAGAATTTGGTAGATCTTTTAGCGGGAAAAGAAATTGAATTGCCAAAATTCTCATTCGAAACGGGCGCCCGATATTTCGATGGAGAGAAAATGAAAATTAATGACAAGCAAGTTTTGGTGGTTGAAGGAATTCATGCCTTAAATCCCGAGCTTACGCCCTTAATTGCCGATGAAGCTAAGTTTAGGATTTATATTTCTGCTTTAACATCAATTTCTATTGATGGTCATAACCGAATACCATCAACCGATAATAGATTAATTAGAAGAATTGTTCGCGATTATAAATATCGCAATTATAGTGCTCTTGATACAATTAATAGATGGCCTAGCGTTCGTAGAGGAGAGTTAAAGAATATTTTTCCATATCAGGAAGAAGCAGATGTAATGTTTAATTCCGCATTACCCTACGAATTGGGAGTGCTAAAAAGATATGCCGAACCAATTTTAAAAGAAGTGCAACCCAATTGCCCCGAATACGATGAGGCAAATCGATTATTAAAGTTTTTCAGTTACTTTTCGCCTATTTCTGATAATGAAATTCCTCCCACATCACTTATGAGAGAATTTTTAGGAGGTAGCGCTTTTCATTATTAG
- the uvrA gene encoding excinuclease ABC subunit UvrA, translating into MSSIDKKNREDVELLENGSIEVFGARVHNLKNIDISIPRNQLSVITGLSGSGKSSLAFDTIYAEGQRRYIETFSAYARQFLGGMERPDVDKITGLSPVISIEQKTTNKNPRSTVGTITELYDFLRLLYARAGVAYSYETGEKMVKYTDEQIISLIHEKFSEKRILILAPVVKGRKGHYKDLFEQIRRKGFLYARVDGEIVELLHGFKVDRYKNHTIEILIDKLVVEEVGDKRLKESVQTAMKHGKGITMIMDKDTDELKYYSRLLMCPSTGISYNTPAPHSFSFNSPHGACPKCKGLGRISAIDMDKIIPDQKLSIKEGGIVPLGKYKNSLIFWQLEAIGRKYDFEMTTPIKEIPEEALSIILHGSSETFKLENTPLGSSSNYFLSFDGVIKYISNQESNTTSKKAKKWAEQFVKTMDCEMCGGQRLKKEALFFRIHDKNIAELAEMDLSQLSEWFQNLEQYLNEKQKKIASEILKEIRSRLGFLLDVGLEYLSLNRSSVTLSGGESQRIRLATQIGSQLVNVLYILDEPSIGLHQRDNERLIYSLKQLRDSGNSVIVVEHDKDMIKSADFVVDMGPFAGKHGGEVVAVGIPELIEKGDSLTAQYLNGDRKIEIPKKRRKGKGTSIELKACTGNNLKNVDVTFPLGKFICVSGVSGSGKSSLINGTLQPILSQHFYRSVKDPLPYKELKGIKNIDKVVEVNQAPLGKTPRSNPATYTNVFGDIRKLYEKLPESQIRGYKAGRFSFNVKGGRCETCQGAGIRSIEMNFLPDVYVPCDVCNGKRYNRETLEVRYKGKSIGDVLDMTINQAVDFFENIPSILVKLKVLQDVGLGYITLGQPSTTLSGGESQRVKLATELAKRDTGKTMYILDEPTTGLHFEDIRVLLEVLNRLVDKGNTVIVIEHNLDVIKVADHVIDIGKEGGRNGGEILFTGTPEELAECKDSFTAKFLKEELK; encoded by the coding sequence TTGAGTTCCATAGATAAAAAAAACAGAGAGGATGTTGAACTGCTGGAAAATGGAAGCATTGAAGTTTTTGGCGCACGTGTTCACAACCTAAAGAATATAGATATAAGTATTCCACGAAACCAGTTATCGGTTATAACCGGATTAAGTGGTAGTGGAAAATCCTCGCTCGCATTCGATACTATTTATGCAGAAGGACAGCGTAGATATATAGAAACATTTTCTGCTTATGCAAGACAGTTTCTTGGAGGAATGGAGCGTCCGGATGTGGATAAGATTACAGGATTAAGTCCTGTGATTTCTATAGAGCAAAAAACGACCAACAAAAATCCCCGTTCAACAGTAGGTACCATAACCGAATTATACGATTTTTTGAGATTGTTATATGCCAGAGCTGGTGTTGCGTATTCGTACGAGACTGGTGAGAAAATGGTGAAATATACCGATGAGCAAATCATTAGTCTGATTCATGAGAAATTTAGCGAAAAAAGAATTTTGATTCTAGCACCTGTTGTTAAAGGGCGAAAAGGTCATTATAAAGATTTGTTTGAACAGATTAGAAGAAAAGGATTTTTATATGCTCGTGTTGATGGTGAAATTGTGGAATTATTACATGGTTTTAAGGTTGATAGGTATAAAAATCATACCATAGAGATACTTATTGATAAATTAGTAGTAGAGGAGGTTGGAGATAAGCGACTAAAAGAATCCGTGCAAACGGCAATGAAACATGGTAAGGGAATTACTATGATTATGGATAAGGATACCGATGAGCTTAAGTACTATAGCCGGCTACTGATGTGCCCAAGTACCGGAATTTCATACAATACTCCTGCACCACATAGCTTTTCGTTTAACTCTCCGCATGGGGCTTGTCCTAAATGTAAAGGTTTGGGGCGAATTAGTGCTATCGATATGGATAAAATTATTCCAGATCAGAAGTTGAGCATTAAAGAAGGAGGCATAGTTCCTTTAGGGAAATATAAAAATAGTTTGATATTTTGGCAGTTGGAGGCAATCGGAAGAAAGTACGATTTTGAGATGACAACTCCAATAAAGGAAATTCCAGAAGAAGCATTAAGCATTATTTTACATGGATCAAGCGAAACATTTAAGCTCGAAAATACACCATTGGGCTCATCTTCCAATTATTTTTTGAGTTTCGATGGAGTTATAAAATACATTTCAAATCAAGAAAGTAATACCACATCTAAAAAAGCAAAAAAATGGGCCGAGCAATTTGTTAAAACAATGGATTGTGAGATGTGTGGCGGTCAGCGCCTAAAAAAAGAAGCTCTGTTTTTTCGAATTCATGATAAAAATATTGCCGAATTAGCAGAAATGGATTTGAGCCAGTTGTCAGAGTGGTTTCAAAATCTCGAACAATATTTAAATGAGAAGCAGAAAAAAATTGCAAGTGAGATTCTAAAAGAAATTCGATCTCGTTTGGGATTTTTGTTAGATGTAGGTTTAGAATATCTATCCTTAAACAGAAGCTCGGTTACTTTATCAGGAGGAGAGTCTCAACGAATTCGTTTGGCAACACAAATTGGATCGCAGTTGGTAAATGTGCTTTACATTCTCGATGAGCCTAGTATTGGATTGCATCAGCGAGATAATGAACGATTGATATATTCTCTGAAACAGCTTCGCGATTCGGGTAATTCTGTTATTGTAGTTGAGCACGATAAAGATATGATTAAGTCGGCCGACTTTGTTGTAGACATGGGACCTTTTGCCGGGAAACATGGTGGCGAAGTTGTAGCGGTCGGAATTCCAGAACTTATCGAAAAAGGAGATAGTTTAACTGCTCAATATCTGAATGGAGATAGGAAAATTGAAATTCCAAAAAAGAGACGAAAAGGAAAAGGTACAAGTATAGAGTTAAAAGCTTGTACTGGTAATAACCTTAAAAATGTGGATGTTACTTTTCCATTGGGAAAATTTATTTGTGTAAGCGGAGTTTCGGGTAGCGGAAAGTCAAGCTTAATTAATGGGACTTTGCAACCAATTTTGTCGCAACATTTTTATAGATCTGTTAAAGATCCTTTGCCATATAAAGAGTTAAAAGGAATTAAGAATATCGATAAGGTGGTGGAAGTAAATCAAGCCCCATTGGGAAAAACTCCACGATCGAATCCAGCAACTTATACAAATGTATTTGGCGATATCAGGAAATTATACGAAAAATTACCCGAGTCGCAAATTCGAGGATATAAGGCTGGTAGATTCTCTTTTAACGTAAAAGGAGGAAGGTGTGAAACTTGTCAGGGGGCAGGTATTCGTTCCATAGAAATGAATTTTTTACCCGATGTTTATGTGCCTTGCGATGTATGCAATGGAAAGCGTTATAATCGAGAAACCCTTGAAGTGCGCTACAAAGGAAAATCAATTGGCGATGTCTTAGATATGACAATTAATCAGGCTGTTGATTTTTTTGAAAATATACCTTCTATTCTAGTTAAATTGAAAGTTTTACAAGATGTTGGATTAGGGTATATTACCTTAGGGCAGCCATCAACAACTTTATCGGGCGGAGAATCGCAAAGGGTGAAGCTAGCTACCGAATTAGCGAAACGGGATACTGGGAAAACTATGTATATACTCGACGAGCCAACTACTGGATTACATTTTGAGGATATTAGGGTTTTGCTTGAAGTACTAAACAGATTGGTAGATAAAGGAAATACCGTTATTGTAATTGAGCATAATTTGGATGTAATTAAGGTGGCCGATCATGTTATTGATATTGGAAAAGAAGGTGGTCGAAATGGAGGAGAAATACTTTTTACAGGAACTCCAGAAGAACTCGCGGAATGCAAAGATTCTTTTACGGCTAAATTTTTAAAGGAAGAACTAAAATAA
- a CDS encoding lytic transglycosylase domain-containing protein has protein sequence MTIYNIFKKLIVLIVVLGGIYFTAQLFNYSTVADHEKGPANSEYMSRYNVYALKTPENITFGGETIPLQRWDVKESLDRELLVNTYWQSQTLLFLKRSNRFFPIIEPILKENNIPDDFKYLALIESGLIPTIKSPAGAVGIWQFMSGTAKDYKLEVSSEVDERYNIEKATDAACKYLNQSYKKYGSWTLVAASYNAGRRFIDKQLKLQDAGNYYDLLLGEETGRYVYRILAIKMIMENAAQYGFKYRESDLYERIPTRKIKIKTPVKDFAVFAKENGVNYKILKYFNPWLRKAYLTNKYKKEYEITLPAKGYINFAFSDYKNPDDSVSEK, from the coding sequence GTGACTATATATAATATATTTAAAAAGTTAATTGTTTTAATTGTTGTTTTAGGTGGAATTTATTTTACAGCTCAATTGTTTAATTACTCAACAGTGGCCGATCATGAAAAAGGTCCTGCCAATAGTGAATACATGAGTCGTTATAATGTATATGCACTTAAGACTCCCGAAAATATAACCTTTGGAGGGGAAACCATCCCTTTGCAGCGTTGGGATGTTAAGGAATCTCTCGATAGAGAATTACTGGTGAATACCTACTGGCAGTCGCAAACTTTATTGTTTTTAAAGCGATCGAATAGATTTTTTCCAATTATTGAGCCAATTTTAAAAGAAAATAATATTCCCGATGATTTTAAATATCTGGCATTAATTGAAAGTGGATTGATACCTACCATTAAATCTCCTGCAGGAGCTGTTGGTATTTGGCAATTTATGAGCGGAACCGCTAAAGATTACAAGTTGGAAGTTTCGTCGGAGGTAGATGAAAGGTATAATATTGAAAAAGCTACAGATGCAGCTTGTAAGTACTTAAATCAATCGTATAAAAAATATGGAAGCTGGACTTTAGTGGCTGCATCGTATAATGCTGGTCGAAGGTTTATAGATAAACAGCTAAAACTTCAGGATGCAGGTAATTATTACGATTTATTATTAGGAGAAGAAACTGGTCGGTATGTTTATCGAATTCTAGCTATTAAAATGATAATGGAGAATGCTGCTCAGTATGGATTTAAATACAGAGAGTCCGATTTATATGAGCGAATTCCTACCCGGAAAATAAAAATTAAAACTCCAGTTAAAGATTTTGCTGTATTTGCCAAAGAAAATGGGGTAAATTATAAGATATTAAAGTATTTTAATCCTTGGTTGAGAAAAGCTTATCTTACGAATAAGTATAAAAAAGAGTATGAAATTACACTTCCTGCCAAAGGATATATTAATTTTGCATTTTCTGATTATAAAAACCCTGACGATTCTGTTTCAGAGAAATAA
- a CDS encoding pyridoxal phosphate-dependent aminotransferase, with translation MKINKSGAKYSAIVGIGERIRKICKETNQEFLLLNRGVNSVCSIDLNTVVKDMDFNTNQMQVYPPAKGRQELLSAINQHYFGNTSHIENIAVCGGGMSALDLVFQTLNVDQICLPEYYWGSYVQLMTIRNVKSQTYKNLNELQSDSLHYKNSAVVICDPNNPIGDKQTDEKLLKTVKILDEIGATVIIDCPYRRIFCGEEDHFFQKLSAFQNVIIVESFSKSVGLSGQRLGFVHCSNQEFMNELGIRLMYATNGINAFSQLLVAQLLSSEKGQKVMNDFKKTTTEGIRKNIEYLKAKGLLAEEFYKDSEPIGIFVIVNKSEEDLFNARIGSVSLSYFTRDKKEYASKYSRICVSVPHHKLVDYFNLL, from the coding sequence ATGAAAATTAATAAAAGTGGTGCTAAATATTCGGCTATAGTTGGAATCGGCGAACGAATTAGAAAAATATGTAAAGAAACAAATCAGGAATTTTTATTACTAAACAGAGGTGTAAATTCGGTTTGTAGTATCGATTTAAATACGGTGGTAAAAGATATGGATTTTAATACCAACCAAATGCAGGTTTATCCTCCGGCAAAAGGAAGGCAGGAGTTGTTATCTGCTATTAATCAGCATTATTTTGGGAATACTTCACATATAGAGAATATTGCGGTTTGCGGAGGTGGAATGTCTGCTCTCGATTTGGTTTTTCAAACTTTAAACGTGGATCAAATATGTTTGCCCGAATATTATTGGGGATCTTATGTGCAGCTTATGACAATACGTAATGTTAAATCTCAGACTTATAAAAACTTAAACGAACTACAAAGTGACAGCTTACATTATAAAAATTCGGCTGTTGTAATTTGTGATCCTAACAATCCAATTGGCGACAAGCAAACCGATGAGAAATTATTAAAAACAGTTAAAATTCTTGATGAAATTGGAGCTACTGTTATTATTGATTGTCCTTACCGAAGAATTTTTTGTGGAGAAGAAGACCATTTTTTTCAAAAATTAAGTGCTTTTCAGAATGTAATTATTGTTGAGAGTTTTAGTAAGTCGGTAGGATTAAGTGGACAACGACTAGGCTTTGTGCATTGTTCTAATCAAGAGTTTATGAATGAGCTTGGCATTCGTTTGATGTATGCAACAAATGGAATAAATGCATTTTCACAATTATTGGTTGCACAACTTTTAAGTTCTGAGAAAGGACAAAAAGTAATGAACGACTTTAAGAAAACAACAACAGAAGGTATTCGTAAGAATATTGAATATCTTAAAGCGAAAGGTCTTTTGGCAGAAGAGTTTTATAAAGATTCGGAGCCAATTGGAATTTTTGTGATTGTAAATAAATCGGAGGAAGACTTATTTAATGCCCGAATTGGTAGCGTATCCTTAAGTTATTTTACACGCGATAAAAAGGAATATGCATCTAAATATTCAAGGATTTGTGTGTCGGTTCCACATCATAAATTAGTCGATTATTTTAATCTGCTATAA